The following proteins are co-located in the Deinococcus aerius genome:
- the dnaN gene encoding DNA polymerase III subunit beta translates to MRAHVTKKTLSEGLGLLERVVPSRSSNPLLTSLKVEASEAGLTLSGTNLEIDLSCFVPAEVQDPQSFVVPAHLFAQIVRNLGGELVELEIVGSELAVRAGGSDFKLQTGDLEAYPPLSFPAHADVSLDAAELARAFGSVRYAASNEAFQAVFRGIKLEHRGGGSARVVASDGYRVAIRDFPADGDGRNLIVPARSADELIRVLKDGEARFTYGEGMLSVTTDRVRMNLKLLDGDFPDYERVIPKDIKLQVTLPGTALKEAVNRVAVLADKNANNRVEFLVSEGKLRLAAEGDYGRAQDTLDVTQGGSEPAMSLAFNARHVLDALGPIEGEAELLFSGSTSPAIFRASGGGGYMAVMVTLRV, encoded by the coding sequence ATGAGAGCGCACGTCACCAAGAAAACCCTGAGCGAAGGTCTCGGCCTGCTGGAACGAGTGGTCCCCAGCCGCAGCAGCAATCCCCTCCTGACCTCCCTGAAGGTGGAGGCGTCCGAGGCCGGACTGACCCTGAGCGGAACCAACCTGGAAATCGACCTGTCGTGCTTCGTGCCCGCCGAGGTGCAGGACCCGCAGAGCTTCGTGGTGCCCGCCCACCTGTTCGCGCAGATCGTGCGGAATTTGGGCGGCGAACTCGTGGAGCTGGAGATCGTGGGGAGCGAACTCGCCGTGCGTGCGGGCGGGAGCGACTTCAAGCTCCAGACCGGGGACCTGGAGGCGTACCCGCCGCTGAGCTTTCCCGCCCACGCCGACGTGAGCCTTGACGCCGCCGAACTCGCCCGCGCCTTTGGCAGCGTGCGTTACGCGGCGAGCAACGAGGCGTTTCAGGCGGTCTTCCGGGGCATCAAGCTGGAACACCGCGGCGGCGGCTCCGCCCGGGTCGTCGCCTCCGACGGCTACCGGGTCGCCATCCGCGACTTTCCCGCTGACGGGGATGGCCGCAACCTGATCGTCCCCGCCCGCAGCGCCGACGAGCTGATCCGGGTGCTGAAGGACGGCGAGGCCCGCTTCACCTACGGCGAGGGGATGCTCAGCGTGACCACGGACCGCGTCCGCATGAACCTCAAGCTGCTTGACGGCGACTTCCCGGACTACGAGCGGGTGATTCCCAAGGACATCAAGCTTCAGGTCACGCTGCCCGGCACCGCGCTCAAGGAGGCCGTGAACCGGGTGGCCGTCCTCGCCGACAAGAACGCGAACAACCGGGTCGAGTTCCTGGTCAGCGAGGGCAAGCTGCGCCTGGCCGCCGAGGGGGACTACGGGCGGGCGCAGGACACGCTGGACGTGACGCAGGGGGGCAGCGAGCCCGCCATGAGCCTCGCCTTCAACGCCCGACATGTGCTGGATGCGCTGGGACCCATCGAGGGGGAAGCCGAACTCCTCTTCTCGGGCTCCACGAGCCCCGCTATCTTCCGCGCGAGCGGGGGGGGCGGGTACATGGCCGTGATGGTCACGCTGCGCGTCTAA
- the dnaA gene encoding chromosomal replication initiator protein DnaA, giving the protein MTQEIWADVLGYVRKNISEVEYHTWFAPVKNLGVQDGSLVLGVRNSFAQEWFRKHYLELLEDALRSLGAQNPQVSFQVLPAVQEAMILPQDPPPAPTLGQPLGQISRPAPPAVAAENRKSLNPKYTFENFVVGPNNNLAHAAALAVAESPGKAYNPLFIYGDVGLGKTHLMHAVGHYMTERYPEKRVEYVSTESFTNDLINAIRDDKMTQFRNRYRSVDLLLVDDIQFLGGKERTQEEFFHTFNALYENHKQIILSSDRPPKDIETLAGRLRSRFEWGLITDIQSPEFETRVAILKMNAEHNRIDIPQEVLELIARQVTSNIRELEGALMRVVAFASLNNVPFSRAVAAKALSNVFAPQEVKVEMMDVLRSTAAHFNMPPDVIRGSGRVREVVVPRQVAMYLIRELTSHSLPEIGQFFGRDHSTVMHAVSKVTEQLGKDPELTASVDALRRHLQNVEDEENLA; this is encoded by the coding sequence ATCACGCAGGAAATCTGGGCGGACGTGCTGGGGTACGTCCGCAAAAACATCTCGGAAGTCGAGTACCACACCTGGTTCGCCCCCGTGAAGAACCTGGGGGTGCAGGACGGCTCGCTCGTGCTGGGCGTCCGCAACTCGTTCGCGCAGGAGTGGTTTCGCAAGCACTACCTGGAACTGCTGGAGGACGCGCTGCGCAGCCTGGGCGCGCAGAACCCGCAGGTCAGCTTCCAGGTGCTGCCCGCCGTGCAGGAGGCGATGATCCTCCCGCAGGACCCGCCGCCCGCGCCCACCCTGGGGCAGCCGCTGGGCCAGATCAGCCGGCCCGCACCCCCCGCCGTGGCCGCCGAGAACCGCAAGAGCCTGAATCCCAAGTACACCTTCGAGAATTTCGTGGTGGGGCCGAACAACAACCTCGCGCACGCGGCGGCGCTGGCAGTCGCCGAGTCGCCCGGCAAGGCCTATAACCCCCTCTTCATCTATGGGGACGTGGGCCTGGGCAAGACGCACCTCATGCACGCGGTCGGGCACTACATGACCGAGCGGTATCCCGAGAAGCGCGTCGAGTACGTCTCCACCGAGTCGTTCACGAATGACCTGATCAACGCCATCCGCGACGACAAGATGACCCAGTTTCGGAACCGCTACCGCTCGGTGGATCTGCTGCTCGTGGACGACATCCAGTTCCTGGGCGGCAAGGAGCGCACCCAGGAGGAGTTCTTCCACACCTTCAACGCGCTCTACGAGAACCACAAGCAGATCATCCTGAGTTCCGACCGCCCCCCCAAGGACATCGAGACGCTGGCGGGACGGCTGCGCAGCCGCTTCGAGTGGGGCCTGATCACCGACATCCAGAGCCCCGAGTTCGAGACGCGCGTGGCGATCCTCAAGATGAACGCCGAACACAACCGCATCGACATCCCGCAGGAGGTGCTGGAGCTGATCGCCCGCCAGGTGACGAGCAACATCCGTGAGCTGGAGGGGGCCCTGATGCGGGTCGTGGCGTTCGCCAGCCTGAACAACGTGCCCTTCTCGCGCGCGGTGGCCGCCAAGGCGCTGAGCAACGTGTTCGCGCCGCAGGAGGTCAAGGTCGAGATGATGGACGTGCTGCGCTCGACCGCCGCCCACTTCAACATGCCTCCGGACGTGATTCGCGGCTCGGGCCGGGTGCGCGAGGTCGTCGTGCCCCGCCAGGTGGCGATGTACCTGATCCGCGAGCTGACGAGCCACTCCCTGCCGGAGATCGGCCAGTTCTTCGGCCGTGACCACTCCACCGTGATGCACGCGGTCTCCAAGGTGACCGAGCAACTGGGCAAGGACCCCGAGCTGACGGCCTCGGTGGACGCCCTGCGACGCCATCTCCAGAATGTGGAAGATGAGGAAAACCTTGCGTAG